The nucleotide window CCACGCGATACCGGATCGCAGAGCCATTGCCTTGCACCAAATACAGGCTCCGCTCCTTCGTCCTGATAACGATCGCGCCTGGCACCGCGTCGCCCTTATAAGCCACGATTTCGCGTGCCCGAACCGCTCCCGCAATCGCAAACGACACCAATAAGATGCCCGCCCGAAGCATTACCCGAAAGATCAGCATTTCTATGACGCCCACATTATCGCAATCGCAGTAGCCCAATGGCTTCCGACTGTAAATCGGTAGCAGAAAGAGCACAACAGCTGTCTGACATGCCGAAATTTGATGACGGCTCGCGCATTCCGCGCTAATAGCCTGCCGAAATCTTATCGGGATCGCAGAATCAATGACATGATTAGCAAACGATCAATTTGGGAAGTGAAGAGAAATGTCCGAAATTGACCAAGAGATTGTCGCGCTCGTCGCTGATATCGTTTCAGCGCGTTCGTATCGTACAGCAGCCTGCCACATTCCGATCTGCCGGGGTTGAGCCTCATGAGCTCAAGTACTGTACCCAAAAATTCGGAGTGTCGGCTGAGCAGCTGAAAGCCGCCGTCGAAAAGGCCGGCGTCGTTCAGCAGCGGTGGCCCAGCTACTAGGCAAGCCCCTATAAGTCGAAAAGGGCCTCGCTCACAGAGCGCGGCCCGGTACGCGAAAGGCAATATTGTCACGTCGAGATGCTAGACGGCAGCAGCTCGGCCTCTTGCGCTTCAGCCGCGGGCGTAACCCCGATCATCATCGCCCCAGCGCCGCACCGTATTGTAGGAGACGGAAATGCCGCACTCCAGAAGCATCTCCGCCACCCGGCAAAGCTAGCGGAAAGCGGAAATACAGCCCCACGGTGGGCCGGTGGAAGCCGATGGCGCTTGTAGTCGATGGTCAGCGGGGTCACGCACGCCCACCTCCACGGCTTCCCGCAATGCCGGAGTTAACGTGACAACGCCGTTCTGGCTCTGCCGCGTTTCCAGGAAGGGCATCAATGTTGCGGTCGTTGGTGGGTTGCCCCAACCATTCAAACATTTATCTGGGTACAGATCCCTTTAGGCGAGTAGCCTCCGCTGAGGTCAAGTACCCGGTACTTTTGAAGCCAATGCTGTCCTGGAAACGACGGATGGCGGCACGCGTCGACCGACCGAATTTTCCATCAATGGGTCCTTGGTAGTAGTTCAGACGCTGTAATACTTGCTGGAGCTGTCGTCGGTCCGCTTCAGACATTCGGCTCTCAGCGGGTAGGGTTCCCATTGAGGCTGAAGGCGCTGCCGAGGAAGGTATTGTTGCTGCCTGTCCCCGCTCCGCTGTCGCGGTTGGGCTTGGCGACGTGGCAGGGAACGCCGCGGGCTGGTTGGACTGTGCGCTCACAGGTGGGGGGGAGGACGGTCTGAGCGGAGGCGCGGGCGCCGGAGGCGGAGCACTGGCCTGAGGCGCGGGCGCTAGAGGCGGAACACTAGCCTGAGGTGCAGGCGGGGGTGCGCCGGGCAGACCCGACGGAGCAACAGTCTGCGAGCTTTCGTGGAACGTCCAGTAAGCCATACCGGCGACTAAGAGTGCGACGACAGCGAGGCCCGAGGTCAAGCTCGTCTTCAGGCCCATCGGCAGGACTCCTTGCTTGGTTTCTTGCGACAACGGCCACATGAGGCCACGACCCGTTCAACCAGACCAATACCCCATTGCCTATGGAGCTGATCCGAGATTATTTGCTGAATCGCCGGAGGATAGATCGTGAGCAAATCCATCGGCTTGCTCTGCGATTGAGGCTCACCAGCCCCCGTAATAGGCGGGGTAGCGGTGATGCTTGTACCACCCGCGATGATGAGCGCGATTCCAGCCATAGTGGCGGCGGGGGCCATGGCGATACATGTTGTAATGCCCATGGCCGTGATGCCATCCATGTGGCTTGGCTTGCGCCTCGCCGCTGGTGCCACCAGCGCCAAAGATCAGTCCCTGCGGGCCACGGCTCCCATCGCAAGATGGTTTTTCATTGTCGCTGTCTCCCATGGCTGGTCCGCGAGCGGCTGTTCTGCAGCGGTCTGAACAAGAACAATCATTTTTCAGGGCGGTTCCCTTCTGGGCATTCACGGGAACCTCGGCGAGTCGGATTTCGCCCTGAGCAAAGCCGACTTACACGGCGGCTGTCGCGTTTTGCCATTGCTGCGCGGCCGCGGCTCGAAAGAGACGCAGCGTCGCTCGGGAGATGAGATGGCGCTCGAGGAAGAGATTGCGGACGGCGGCATGTACGCGGAGAACGCGCTGTGCCGACAGCGGCTCCTTGGAGGGCTGTATCTTGCGCTCTCGTCGTCGGATCACCTGGTGTGAGTTCTCAGCCCGATTGATGCTGGTCTGCCCCCTAGAAAGTTCTCTAATCGGGCTGGTCAAGTTGCCTGATTGAAGGCCGCGCGGACGACGTCGCGCTGGCTCTGGCCTCTTCATGGGTTTGACCAGATCGCGGTCGCATATCGGCCCAGGCTCTTCTGCGACAACGGCAGCTTCTAAATCTCGGCAGGCAAATCCCTGGGTCACCTTAGCCCATCGGCTTGGATCCGGTCCGGATTGAGTCTGGGTGTATAACCGAGATGAGGAGTTCGCTCAGGCCCGACCAAAGGATTTGCACGCCGAGGGTGAAGAGGATGAAGGCGGTTAAGCGGACGGCAATGTCAGTTCCGCCTTGACCGAGAACCCTGCGAATCCGGTCGGCGTACGAGAAGCAGAGCCAGATTGCGAACGCAATCACAGTAACAGCGGCAAGGCTGGCGAATATGAACAACAGCTCATCGGCCGGCTGCGAGAAAGTTGTCCTCGAGATGCCGATGCTGATCACCACCGCGATTGTGCCCGGGCCGGTGGTGAGGGGCAGCGTCAATGGATAGAACGCCAGGCTGAGCGGATCCCCGACAGGTGCGGCGTCGCGTGATGCCTCGATGGCTTTGTGGCTTCCCCTATTGAGGAGATTCCAGCCGGATACCGCGACGATGAAACCACCCGCCGCGCGCAATACAGATATTGAGATCCCGTAAAACTGCAGGATCAGCGCCCCAAGTAGAAAGGAGCACACGAGCACGAGCAGCGAGTTGATTGCGACCCGTAGAGCCAGTGTGCGCCGAATATGGGGTGTAAATCCGCTTGTGAGCCCGATAAACACAAGCGCAGTTCCCGGTGGGTTTACCACGGGAAAGATCGCCGCGAGCACCACTAAAAACGTATTGATCCAGGTTTGCATAGGTGGCGCCTCCAGCTGAGATTAACTTTGCACGCTGAGTTTTTATTTCCGATTGGGCATGCCGGAGGACACCTCTGCGGATAGATAGGTTCAACAGCAGTTTGTCTGTCGTCAACTGATTTGAGACTGTTGACGGGTCTCAAGAACGGAGGCCCTGGCTGATATGGGTTTGAGGTTATGCGCTCCGCAGGCGGCGCTGCAAGCGTCGGTTCTGAATGGTCTGGCGTTGACCAGTTTCTACGCTCCACCCAAGCTTGCACAGGAAGCCAAGCCACTGCACGCCAGCTCCGACTGGGCCAATCGAGTAACGGCACCGCCCGAAAGCGCACCTTCCTGACGTCGGCTAGGGGCCAGAAACAGAAGCGAGAGGCTACGCGGCTTCAGCCTTCTCTCTCCGCCCGACATCTCCCAGCCGGTCGATGCGTCCCGTCCGGAAACCCCCACGCCGGCAACCTGATCCTCAAGCGCCGCTGCGCCCAAGCCGAGCTCGACCCGCAATGGCGTCCCCCAGCCTGCGGCGATGCAGCAGTCGCCGCACCGCTCCGTCCAGCAGGCCGCATCCTACACGACGCCGATCGGCAATTCAGCCAAGCCGCCCACCTGGCACTTTGAAACGTTTTGTCGACGCGGTTGGCGCGAGCTCCGGCGGACTCATCTGAGATTGAAGGTACATCGCTTGGAACGCCGCACTGGCCTCCCCCGCCGAAATCGTTGAGCGTGACGTGCAGCAGCGGCCTGGGCCCGTCGTCATCGCGATCCCTTCAGAGTCGATCTCACCACGGCGGCGGACTTTAGAATTGTCAGCGAAGGCCGGAAGCCACCCAGCTCTGCTCGGCTCACGGATGCGAGCGACCGTCAGGCACCCAGATGCTTCTTGAGGCTTATCAGCCACCTCAGGCACCCTACAACGTCGCCCTGCTGTAACTCAGAGGTCGGCATAAGACCGCCGATCGGCTTCGCTGTCCCATTCGCCGAACGTGGCGAATGGATCCTCGACCACGACCTAGGCCGGCGCCTTGCGGATCACGACGGACGCCCCTTCGATGCTGTAAGCGATTTCGTCACCTTCCCGCAGCTGCAACGCGGCCCGGATGGGTTGCATAATTTTTTGCCCCTGCCTTGGAGGAGGAAGGGAGCAATGCCCCTCTCGTCGCTGAAAGATCCGCCTTGCTCGGGCACAGGCCGTTTTGAAGGCGGTATGGTACGAAGTCGAGCCAGCATTCCTGATGCGTTGGAGCAGCGGCAACGTACCCGGTTAGCCTATATCGGGGCTGCGCTGGTGGCCGCCGTGGAAGATGAGGATGATTTGAAGCGGAAGGTCCTCGATCTATACTGGCAATCGGCGCTGGGCATGGGCCCCGGAGGGAAGCGGGACAAGGCACCAAGCGTGCCGGCAGCGCCGAATCGGCAGGTGGGACAGGAAAATCAGTAGCAGCCGTTCGCCTGCGTGCGGCGACGGCGATGCCGGCCGGGCAGTTAAGGGAGCGGCCAACGCCACGCATCGTGGCGGCGCCCCGCGAGCCTGATCCAACCGATGGGATTTTTGATTGAAGAGACGCCGACCGAGGCAAACCGCTACACCGCACTCGGCCGGCACCCTCTGCGTAGAAGGCACGCTGAATAGTGCCTATCGTAAGGTAAACAAAGCGATAAGCGCTTTCGTCAGGCTTGGGCCTTTGACCGACCCCACTTCGCGGCCATTGGTGCGGAGCACGAGCAATCTTAATGTGACAACGCCTCTTGGTGCGGCCGTCACCTCGCCGCGCCACGACCTGTTCACCGCTCTCGGAGGCACAGGTCGAGGTAGATCGGGGCGTTAGAGCGCCGTGATGTTCGGCGGATCATGCCCAGCGGATCGCCCTTGTGGCAAAGCCCTGCGCTCGGTTCCGCCTCATCCACGCGACGCGCTCGTTCCACCTCAATCATCGACCTGGGGTCAATCACGACGAGCCAGGGCGCAATCGCGGTCGACGCCTCAAGCGATCAGCGCTTCCGTCGTCTTGTCAAAGATACGCACGCTGTCTGGATGGGC belongs to Bosea sp. NBC_00550 and includes:
- a CDS encoding DUF3606 domain-containing protein — protein: MSRSSLISFQRVRIVQQPATFRSAGVEPHELKYCTQKFGVSAEQLKAAVEKAGVVQQRWPSY
- a CDS encoding peptidoglycan-binding domain-containing protein, with amino-acid sequence MWPLSQETKQGVLPMGLKTSLTSGLAVVALLVAGMAYWTFHESSQTVAPSGLPGAPPPAPQASVPPLAPAPQASAPPPAPAPPLRPSSPPPVSAQSNQPAAFPATSPSPTATAERGQAATIPSSAAPSASMGTLPAESRMSEADRRQLQQVLQRLNYYQGPIDGKFGRSTRAAIRRFQDSIGFKSTGYLTSAEATRLKGSVPR
- a CDS encoding MarC family protein, whose translation is MQTWINTFLVVLAAIFPVVNPPGTALVFIGLTSGFTPHIRRTLALRVAINSLLVLVCSFLLGALILQFYGISISVLRAAGGFIVAVSGWNLLNRGSHKAIEASRDAAPVGDPLSLAFYPLTLPLTTGPGTIAVVISIGISRTTFSQPADELLFIFASLAAVTVIAFAIWLCFSYADRIRRVLGQGGTDIAVRLTAFILFTLGVQILWSGLSELLISVIHPDSIRTGSKPMG